A region of the Edaphobacter lichenicola genome:
TGCCGTCGCGGTCGAAGGCGATGCCGGTGGCGATGCCCATGCCTTCGGCGTAGGTGGAGATGGCGCCGTCGGGGGAGATGCGATAGACGGTGCCCTCGGCGCGGGAGCTGGCGTAGAGGTAGCCGTCGGGACCGAAGGCGAGGCCGGTGGCGTTCATGAGGTCGCGGACGAAGGGCCGGATCTGGAAGTCGCGTTGGATTTGGAAGATCGACACGGGAACGGCCTGGCCGCGCGAGCCGGAGACGGTGGCGTAGACGTTGCCGTCGGCGTCGACCGCGGGGTTGGCGACGGGGTGGAGATTTTCCGCCATGGGCACCGCGACGCGCACGGTCAGCGGGTTGCTGGACTGGCCGCTGCGATGCAGGATCAGGTCGCCGGTGATGGTTCCTTCGGGAACGCGGATGGTGGCGCGGGTGGGACGGCTAAGCAGAAGTGGAGCTGAGATGTCGCCGATGGTCGCTCGCGGGACGAGGGTGTCGTGGGGTTCGAGGTGTGCGCCGTGAACCTCGATCTCGCCGCCGGGCATGGCCGCGAGAGGCTTGACGCGGTCCAGATGCGGTGCGGGTGTGTCGGACTTGTCGGGGGTCAGGAGCGAACGAAGTGTGGTCATGGCTGTTTTAGCGTAGACCGGCGTGGGTAGGAGTGCAAGGTGTCCTGCCGGACGGGGTTTCTAAAAAAAGAGGTGAATGAGCTGCGCGATGGCGAGAGCGAAGAGGCCGGCACCTACGTCGTCGAGCATGATGCCGGTACCGCCGGGCAGGCGCTCGAGCTGGCGGATGGGCGGCGGCTTGAGGATATCGAAGAAGCGAAAGAGTAGAAGCGAGATCGCGGCGTGTTGCCAGTCGGCGGGGATGGCGATGAGGGCGATGAGCTGGCCGGCGACCTCGTCGATGACGACGTGGCCGGGATCTTCGCGGCCGGACTCGTGGGCGACGATGGTGGCGGCGGGGATGCCGATGAGCGTGGCGAGGATCGCGGCGATGGTTGTGCCGATCGCGAGCGCGACTGGAGCCGGATGGAGGAGGTGGGCCGCAGCGTACCAGAGCAGGACGGCGGAGATGCTGCCGTAGGTGCCGGGGCCGGGCTTCAGCAGGCCTGTTCCGAAGAAGGTGCCGATGGCCCACGCCCAGAGGGTCTTCTTTTCGGAAGGCGGATGGGTCTGGATGTTGGAGTTCGCCACTAGTTCACGTCGTCGTCGTTCTGGCGATTGTGTTTGTTGGAGCGGGCGAGCTCTTCGAGAAGATCGGGGTCCTGGATGGGCGTGGAGATCTTGTAGTCACCGCTGGCCCATTTGCCGAGATCGATGCGGCGGCAGCGGTCGGAGCAGAAGGGGAAGTCTTCGCCGGTGGCAAGGACAATGTTGCGGCAGGTGGGGCAGCGGAGGGTCTTGATCTTTGCAGCGGGAGATTTGTTCGACATAGCAACTCTATTTTAACTCCTATGGGTGGATGCGAACTGCGCATCTAAAGTTTCAGGTGGGCGAGACACTGTTTCAGATGGAGAGACTGGGATGCTGGGAGCGCTTCGTTACTGCACGAATCTATCTGCAGGCCGGGCAGGGGGGCTCCTCCTGGCGAGTTTGCTCCTTCTCGGTGTGCCGCCGAGTGCTTCAGGGAGTGCGCAGCGAAGTGTATCGGTATCGACTCTGGAACCTCTGGCGGCAGGGGTGACGTTGCCGGTGCGGCTGGGTAGAACGCTGCGTGCGGGGAAGACACGCGTTGGATCGACGGTGGTTGCTAAGACGACGCAGCGAGTTCCAGTGACGGAGGGGACCTACCTCGATCGCGGCGCGGAGTTGGAGGGCAAGGTCGTCGCATCGATGGCGGGAGATGGGACGGCTGGCTTGCCATCGGTTCTGTCGATCGTGTTCACCAGCTTGCGATATCACAAGCAGACGATTGGGATGAAGACTAGAGCGATTGCGATTGCAAACTTCGTGCAGGTGGGCGATACGTTCTTGCCGGTGCAGGGTGGCTCGGACCGTGGGAATTCGAGCGAGGCGAGTTGGACGACGACGCAGGTGGGGGGCGACCAGGTGGTCCGGTCGGGCTGGGTGGGGTCTGTGGTCGGGAGCGGATTGCGGACGGTTGGACGAGCTGACTACTACGGCGTCTACAGTCTGCCTGCGGGT
Encoded here:
- a CDS encoding Vgb family protein, with the translated sequence MTTLRSLLTPDKSDTPAPHLDRVKPLAAMPGGEIEVHGAHLEPHDTLVPRATIGDISAPLLLSRPTRATIRVPEGTITGDLILHRSGQSSNPLTVRVAVPMAENLHPVANPAVDADGNVYATVSGSRGQAVPVSIFQIQRDFQIRPFVRDLMNATGLAFGPDGYLYASSRAEGTVYRISPDGAISTYAEGMGIATGIAFDRDGNLFVGDRSGTIFKISRASIDGTSGEIFVYATLEPSIAAYHLAFNDAGTLFVTGPTTSSNQVIHAIDRDGNATVFFQGLGRAQGMAIDVDDNLYVAASLHGQRGIIRIDRHHQATLVVSGSNLVGLAFLEDGNATLATRDALYHVTMDVEGRRLI
- a CDS encoding phosphatidylglycerophosphatase A family protein; amino-acid sequence: MANSNIQTHPPSEKKTLWAWAIGTFFGTGLLKPGPGTYGSISAVLLWYAAAHLLHPAPVALAIGTTIAAILATLIGIPAATIVAHESGREDPGHVVIDEVAGQLIALIAIPADWQHAAISLLLFRFFDILKPPPIRQLERLPGGTGIMLDDVGAGLFALAIAQLIHLFF
- a CDS encoding DNA gyrase inhibitor YacG yields the protein MSNKSPAAKIKTLRCPTCRNIVLATGEDFPFCSDRCRRIDLGKWASGDYKISTPIQDPDLLEELARSNKHNRQNDDDVN